A single Rubrivivax gelatinosus IL144 DNA region contains:
- a CDS encoding flagellar FliJ family protein — MNRAQASLQAVRRLAELRARDAERLQTELAERQAQRRRQAEAVERLNALCVGVGASAVPAAVLAANCAAYKESLLELGRRQQDVLARHDADVDAARLALIAASTRRMALEQAVDGRQQRLDRDAAGREQKRQDDIATQVWLRGQR; from the coding sequence ATGAACCGTGCCCAGGCTTCGCTGCAGGCCGTGCGCCGGCTCGCCGAGCTGCGCGCTCGCGACGCCGAGCGGCTGCAGACCGAACTCGCCGAACGCCAGGCGCAGCGCCGCCGCCAGGCCGAGGCCGTGGAGCGGCTGAACGCGCTGTGCGTCGGCGTCGGCGCCAGCGCCGTGCCGGCGGCCGTGCTGGCGGCCAACTGCGCCGCCTACAAGGAATCGCTGCTCGAACTCGGCCGCCGCCAGCAGGACGTGCTGGCGCGCCACGACGCCGACGTCGACGCCGCGCGCCTGGCGCTGATCGCCGCCTCGACGCGCCGCATGGCGCTGGAGCAGGCCGTCGACGGCCGCCAGCAGCGCCTGGACCGCGACGCCGCCGGCCGCGAGCAGAAGCGCCAGGACGACATCGCCACCCAGGTGTGGCTGAGGGGCCAGCGATGA
- the fliD gene encoding flagellar filament capping protein FliD codes for MSTSFDPASTATQLATSYTQNAYKLLSTQSTAAQTTSSALSKLRTALTTFESALSSLSSSKGVKTLAASFDNTAYASATATSKAATGAYSFFVEQVATKHQTSFAALPDVSAAGAGSLALTIGGSNFGVDLSSADSDGDGKVTASEIARAINASSANDGRIVASVMSVNGQNRLVLTAAETGAAGAITLDASGVSDGALSGALSAEKLLVQGRDAVLWLGEQGSGVKIQQASNSFTGITGVTVNLTKAMASGDKPVTLNVGDDAAATADNVKSFINAYNTLESLLDVMTANATSSGTAAGSFASDSGVLALKSRLGNLLRQSVGGVRLADYGVSIARDGQMSLDQTKLEAGLKAKPEGLATLFGSARTGATSGVLGSLAELARSWKSADGQIASRMASVDRTQKSIAKRQEALDQRYESLYQIYLKQFTKLQELQNSMSNASSLFGSLATTS; via the coding sequence ATGAGCACCTCGTTCGACCCCGCCTCGACCGCCACCCAGCTGGCCACGTCGTACACCCAGAACGCCTACAAGCTCCTGTCGACGCAGAGCACGGCGGCCCAGACGACGTCCAGCGCGCTGTCCAAGCTGCGCACCGCGCTGACGACCTTCGAGTCGGCGCTGTCTTCGCTGTCCTCGTCCAAGGGCGTGAAGACGCTGGCGGCGAGCTTCGACAACACCGCCTACGCCAGCGCGACGGCGACGAGCAAGGCCGCCACCGGCGCCTACTCGTTCTTCGTCGAGCAGGTCGCGACCAAGCACCAGACCAGCTTCGCGGCGCTGCCCGACGTCAGCGCCGCCGGCGCCGGCTCGCTGGCGCTGACCATCGGCGGCAGCAACTTCGGCGTCGACCTGAGCAGCGCCGACAGCGACGGCGACGGCAAGGTCACGGCCAGCGAGATCGCGCGGGCGATCAACGCCAGCAGCGCCAACGACGGCCGCATCGTCGCCAGCGTCATGAGCGTCAACGGCCAGAACCGCCTGGTGCTGACCGCCGCCGAGACCGGCGCTGCCGGCGCGATCACGCTCGACGCCTCGGGCGTCAGCGACGGCGCCCTGTCAGGCGCGCTGTCGGCCGAGAAGCTGCTGGTGCAGGGCCGCGACGCCGTGCTCTGGCTCGGCGAGCAGGGCAGCGGCGTCAAGATCCAGCAGGCCAGCAACAGCTTCACCGGCATCACCGGCGTCACCGTCAACCTGACCAAGGCGATGGCCAGCGGCGACAAGCCGGTGACGCTGAACGTCGGCGACGACGCCGCGGCCACGGCCGACAACGTCAAGAGCTTCATCAACGCCTACAACACGCTGGAAAGCCTGCTCGACGTCATGACGGCCAACGCCACCAGCAGCGGCACGGCCGCCGGGTCGTTCGCCAGCGACTCGGGCGTGCTGGCGCTGAAGAGCCGCCTGGGCAACCTGCTGCGCCAGAGCGTCGGCGGCGTGCGCCTGGCCGACTACGGCGTGTCGATCGCCCGCGACGGCCAGATGTCGCTGGACCAGACCAAGCTCGAAGCCGGGCTGAAGGCCAAGCCCGAGGGCCTGGCGACGCTGTTCGGCAGCGCGCGCACCGGCGCCACCAGCGGCGTGCTCGGCAGCCTGGCCGAGCTGGCGCGCAGCTGGAAGTCCGCCGACGGCCAGATCGCCAGCCGCATGGCCTCGGTCGACCGCACGCAAAAGAGCATCGCCAAGCGCCAGGAGGCGCTCGATCAGCGCTACGAGAGCCTGTACCAGATCTACCTGAAGCAGTTCACCAAGCTGCAGGAACTGCAGAACTCGATGAGCAACGCCAGCAGCCTGTTCGGCAGCCTGGCCACCACCAGTTGA
- the fliH gene encoding flagellar assembly protein FliH, with the protein MSKTRPYRFPPLAGLTAGTTLPAVAGADAQAAAARGYAEGQQRGWREGYDAGAAQGREDGWAAGLAQAREQAEAELVRRVQDKLAEVAGPLQAAITALESAQAEAQAAMRRELVDLVGRVARQVVRCELALQPQQILKLVDETLATMPPPHETVDVRLNPEDLRRIEEIDPEATGRWQLLADPRLAPGECRVRSGRREADAGCRQRLDAVMEQVGAQLLEAPAEAGAPAVEEAGA; encoded by the coding sequence ATGAGCAAGACCCGGCCCTACCGCTTCCCGCCGCTGGCCGGGCTGACCGCCGGCACGACGCTGCCGGCCGTCGCCGGGGCCGACGCCCAGGCGGCCGCCGCACGCGGCTACGCCGAGGGCCAGCAGCGCGGCTGGCGCGAGGGCTACGACGCCGGTGCCGCCCAGGGCCGCGAGGACGGCTGGGCCGCCGGCCTGGCGCAGGCGCGCGAGCAGGCCGAGGCCGAGCTGGTGCGCCGCGTGCAGGACAAGCTGGCCGAGGTCGCCGGTCCGCTGCAAGCGGCGATCACGGCGCTGGAAAGCGCCCAGGCCGAGGCCCAGGCGGCGATGCGGCGCGAACTCGTCGACCTGGTCGGCCGCGTCGCGCGCCAGGTCGTGCGCTGCGAACTGGCGCTGCAGCCGCAGCAGATCCTGAAGCTCGTCGACGAGACGCTGGCGACGATGCCGCCGCCGCACGAGACGGTGGACGTGCGCCTGAACCCCGAGGACCTGCGCCGCATCGAGGAGATCGACCCCGAGGCCACCGGCCGCTGGCAGCTGCTGGCCGACCCGCGCCTGGCGCCCGGCGAATGCCGCGTGCGCAGCGGCCGGCGCGAAGCCGACGCCGGCTGCCGCCAGCGCCTGGACGCGGTGATGGAGCAGGTCGGCGCCCAGCTGCTCGAAGCACCCGCCGAAGCCGGGGCCCCGGCCGTCGAGGAGGCCGGCGCATGA
- the fliF gene encoding flagellar basal-body MS-ring/collar protein FliF, with translation MANPLVSTLRPALARLRAGGLPALPAGLLRGLTPLLLAAAAVTALVVAFQWRDQSSYKPLFGAREKVAAADMMAVLDAEHVPYRVHPDSGQVLVPEAELGRVRMLLAAKGVTARLPAGLELMDRDDPLGVSQFVQDVRFRRGLEGELAQSIMTMDAVDAARVHLAIARSSSFVTAADDRSSASVVVTTKPGRTLNPEQIAATIKLVAGSVANLDASRVSVVDQAGNLLSARVDLEDGLEGLASGGMDARHRYEQDTRRGVDDLLGPVLGAGNYRVSVTAEVDNDRVQETREVYGADPKITSEALRQEMNREGMALGVPGSLSNRPVAVASAASGADGSGQAQRNASTRQYAYDRNITQIKRSRGRLERLNVAVVLASSAAPGGATAWTPQQLADVERTLASGLGISKERGDRLVVSAMPFPAPPAPTPWYGERNLWVDVGGWLLYAAGGLMLFFGVVRPGMRMLQQRAGAAPTPLVPLGGAGPDGSAAAALAGPGGAAALPGRSPVAPLLANYDLPPPGSAVDVLVDHLKVLASKEPERVAEVVKQWVQKHDRAE, from the coding sequence GTGGCCAACCCGCTCGTCTCCACCCTGCGTCCCGCGCTCGCCCGGCTGCGTGCCGGCGGCCTGCCGGCGCTGCCGGCCGGGCTGCTGCGCGGCCTGACGCCGCTGCTGCTGGCCGCCGCCGCGGTGACGGCGCTGGTCGTCGCCTTCCAGTGGCGCGACCAGTCCAGCTACAAGCCGCTGTTCGGCGCCCGCGAGAAGGTCGCCGCCGCCGACATGATGGCCGTGCTCGACGCCGAGCACGTGCCCTACCGCGTGCACCCCGACAGCGGCCAGGTGCTGGTGCCCGAGGCCGAGCTCGGCCGCGTGCGCATGCTGCTCGCCGCCAAGGGCGTGACCGCGCGCCTGCCCGCCGGCCTGGAGCTGATGGACCGCGACGACCCGCTGGGCGTCAGCCAGTTCGTGCAGGACGTGCGTTTCCGCCGCGGCCTCGAAGGCGAGCTGGCGCAGAGCATCATGACGATGGACGCCGTCGACGCGGCGCGCGTGCACCTGGCGATCGCGCGCAGCTCGTCCTTCGTCACCGCCGCCGACGACCGCAGCTCGGCGTCGGTCGTCGTCACGACCAAGCCCGGGCGCACGCTGAACCCGGAGCAGATCGCCGCGACGATCAAGCTCGTCGCCGGCAGCGTCGCCAACCTCGACGCCTCGCGCGTCAGCGTCGTCGACCAGGCCGGCAACCTGCTGTCCGCGCGTGTCGACCTGGAGGACGGCCTCGAAGGCCTGGCCTCCGGCGGCATGGACGCGCGCCACCGCTACGAGCAGGACACGCGCCGCGGCGTCGACGATCTGCTGGGCCCGGTGCTGGGCGCCGGCAACTACCGCGTCAGCGTCACCGCCGAGGTCGACAACGACCGCGTGCAGGAGACGCGCGAGGTCTACGGCGCCGACCCCAAGATCACCAGCGAGGCGCTGCGCCAGGAGATGAACCGCGAAGGCATGGCGCTGGGCGTGCCCGGCTCGCTGAGCAACCGCCCGGTGGCGGTGGCTTCGGCGGCCTCGGGCGCCGACGGCTCCGGCCAGGCGCAGCGCAACGCCAGCACGCGCCAGTACGCCTACGACCGCAACATCACGCAGATCAAGCGCAGCCGCGGCCGGCTCGAACGCCTGAACGTCGCCGTCGTGCTGGCCAGCAGCGCCGCGCCCGGCGGCGCCACCGCCTGGACGCCGCAGCAGCTCGCCGACGTCGAACGCACGCTGGCCAGCGGCCTGGGCATCAGCAAGGAACGCGGCGACCGCCTCGTCGTCTCGGCGATGCCGTTCCCGGCGCCGCCGGCGCCGACGCCCTGGTACGGCGAACGCAACCTCTGGGTCGACGTCGGCGGCTGGCTGCTTTACGCGGCCGGCGGGCTGATGCTGTTCTTCGGCGTCGTGCGCCCCGGCATGCGCATGCTGCAGCAGCGTGCCGGCGCGGCGCCGACGCCGCTGGTGCCGCTGGGCGGCGCCGGCCCCGACGGCAGCGCCGCCGCGGCGCTGGCCGGCCCGGGTGGCGCGGCCGCGCTGCCCGGCCGTTCGCCGGTGGCGCCGCTGCTCGCCAACTACGACCTGCCGCCGCCGGGATCCGCCGTCGACGTGCTGGTCGACCACCTGAAGGTGCTGGCCTCCAAGGAGCCCGAGCGCGTCGCCGAGGTCGTCAAACAGTGGGTGCAGAAGCATGACCGAGCCGAGTAA
- a CDS encoding flagellar basal body-associated FliL family protein: protein MKKPLVIALAAAGAVLIAAAGGAWWWHSRQAPAAADGSAAPAPRHDVEYRYVTLDKTIVMLRPDTGGNHYLALDLVFKTPVKKERETKDHLPLLRTIVVKAMSAHTVESANKLGVEDFTREINDAFRKSYAAEQAEPPFDEALIAKLIIE, encoded by the coding sequence ATGAAGAAGCCTCTCGTCATCGCGCTGGCCGCTGCCGGCGCCGTGCTGATCGCCGCCGCCGGCGGCGCCTGGTGGTGGCATTCCCGCCAGGCCCCGGCCGCGGCCGACGGCAGCGCCGCGCCGGCACCGCGCCACGACGTCGAGTACCGCTACGTCACGCTGGACAAGACCATCGTGATGCTGCGCCCCGACACCGGCGGCAACCACTACCTCGCGCTGGACCTGGTGTTCAAGACGCCGGTGAAGAAGGAGCGCGAGACCAAGGACCACCTGCCGCTGCTGCGCACCATCGTCGTCAAGGCGATGTCGGCGCACACGGTGGAAAGCGCCAACAAGCTCGGCGTCGAGGACTTCACGCGCGAGATCAACGACGCCTTCCGCAAGAGCTACGCCGCCGAGCAGGCCGAGCCGCCGTTCGACGAGGCGCTGATCGCCAAGCTGATCATCGAATGA
- a CDS encoding FliA/WhiG family RNA polymerase sigma factor — protein sequence MSALPQLRYDAYGEPPAAAAGALDEQRLLLAHAAIVKRVVRQLHAQVGGVMGREDMEQVGLMGLLEALRRYGPPDERFPAFAAARVRGAVLDELRRQDWRPRSVRQESHRVRDGVRELRRRLGREPSDGEVAAALGMTLQALQEAQRAENAEELASFDELVAEMAEIPSDQRSPEDAYVARRSLEQALRSLDEREQRVVQLYYEFDLGLREIAAVLGLTEARVCQINKGALRKMKVFLQAA from the coding sequence ATGAGCGCGCTGCCCCAACTCCGCTACGACGCGTACGGCGAGCCGCCCGCGGCGGCCGCCGGCGCGCTCGACGAGCAGCGCCTGCTGCTGGCGCATGCGGCCATCGTCAAGCGCGTGGTGCGCCAGTTGCACGCCCAGGTCGGCGGCGTGATGGGCCGCGAGGACATGGAGCAGGTCGGCCTGATGGGCCTCTTGGAGGCGCTGCGCCGCTACGGCCCGCCCGACGAACGTTTCCCGGCTTTCGCCGCGGCGCGCGTGCGCGGCGCCGTGCTCGACGAGCTGCGCCGCCAGGACTGGCGCCCGCGCAGCGTGCGCCAGGAAAGCCACCGCGTGCGCGACGGCGTGCGCGAGCTGCGCCGCCGCCTGGGCCGCGAGCCCAGCGACGGCGAAGTCGCCGCGGCGCTGGGCATGACGCTGCAGGCGCTGCAGGAGGCGCAGCGCGCCGAGAACGCCGAGGAGCTGGCGAGCTTCGACGAGCTCGTCGCCGAGATGGCCGAGATCCCGTCGGACCAGCGCTCGCCCGAGGACGCCTACGTCGCGCGGCGCAGCCTGGAGCAGGCGCTGCGCAGCCTGGACGAGCGCGAGCAGCGTGTCGTGCAGCTCTATTACGAGTTCGACCTCGGCCTGCGCGAGATCGCCGCGGTGCTCGGCCTGACCGAGGCGCGCGTCTGCCAGATCAACAAGGGGGCGCTGCGGAAGATGAAAGTCTTCCTGCAGGCCGCCTGA
- a CDS encoding FliM/FliN family flagellar motor switch protein produces MTASRSTPCRPIDPTSLGRPVHLLDAFARRWRADLAGWLRRQVNQRHRAGFEVVDASLARLEREAEGSGWHAYAFARGTLVCGADRRLLLALMARRFGTEAQGEDTTATTTEERLAAQLGAAWAALAARRLEAGLPAEPATVAAPAAGTPAAAPARGTWVLDATIAEAGMSEPARLRVALAPSWLERLWTQLATERLPSSAQATVAPLATRLEFRLVAQLLDKQLPLSDVAALKVGDVLPITLGEADALVDGLRLFKARVAEHDGRLCLTCFSDSD; encoded by the coding sequence ATGACCGCATCCCGTTCGACCCCTTGCCGGCCGATCGACCCGACCTCGCTCGGGCGCCCGGTGCACCTGCTCGACGCCTTCGCGCGGCGCTGGCGGGCCGACCTCGCCGGCTGGCTGCGGCGCCAGGTCAACCAGCGCCACCGCGCCGGCTTCGAGGTCGTCGACGCCTCGCTCGCGCGGCTGGAGCGCGAGGCCGAGGGCAGCGGCTGGCATGCCTACGCGTTCGCGCGCGGCACGCTGGTCTGCGGCGCCGACCGCCGGCTGCTGCTGGCCTTGATGGCGCGGCGCTTCGGCACCGAGGCCCAGGGCGAGGACACGACCGCCACCACGACCGAGGAGCGCCTGGCGGCGCAGCTGGGTGCGGCCTGGGCGGCGCTGGCGGCACGCCGGCTCGAAGCCGGGCTGCCGGCCGAGCCCGCCACCGTCGCGGCGCCGGCGGCCGGCACGCCCGCCGCGGCGCCGGCCCGCGGCACCTGGGTGCTGGACGCGACGATCGCCGAAGCCGGCATGAGCGAACCCGCGCGCCTGCGCGTCGCGCTCGCGCCCTCGTGGCTGGAGCGGCTGTGGACGCAGCTGGCCACCGAGCGCCTGCCCTCCAGCGCCCAGGCCACCGTCGCGCCGCTGGCCACGCGGCTGGAGTTCCGCCTCGTCGCGCAGCTGCTCGACAAGCAGCTGCCGCTGTCGGACGTCGCCGCGCTGAAGGTCGGCGACGTGCTCCCGATCACGCTCGGCGAAGCCGACGCCCTGGTCGACGGCCTGCGCCTGTTCAAGGCCCGCGTCGCCGAGCACGACGGCCGGCTGTGCCTCACCTGTTTCTCCGACTCCGACTGA
- a CDS encoding flagellar hook-basal body complex protein FliE has translation MSQMLMSVMAQAERMAGEGLRLGAGAAAEPLPAAGEHGASGFASSLVDAVRSVDAQAQAADEQLAAVDSGRSNDLVGAMLASQQADLSFSMLLQVRNKVAGAVDELIKLQL, from the coding sequence ATGTCGCAAATGTTGATGTCGGTCATGGCGCAAGCCGAGCGCATGGCGGGCGAGGGCCTGCGCCTGGGCGCCGGTGCCGCGGCCGAGCCCTTGCCGGCCGCCGGTGAACACGGCGCCTCCGGCTTCGCCTCGAGCCTGGTCGACGCCGTGCGCAGCGTCGATGCCCAGGCCCAGGCGGCCGACGAGCAGCTCGCGGCGGTCGACTCCGGCCGCTCCAACGACCTCGTCGGCGCGATGCTCGCCAGCCAGCAGGCCGACCTCTCGTTCTCGATGCTGCTGCAGGTGCGCAACAAGGTCGCCGGCGCGGTCGACGAGCTGATCAAGCTGCAGCTCTGA
- the fliS gene encoding flagellar export chaperone FliS, whose protein sequence is MIQDAYHSYHAVDLGARTAQASPVQLVLILTDGLIEELARARAHIVARRYEAKAQSLEKCVAILNGLSSALDLEQGGELVQNLERLYDFCARQLYKAGQQLEPRHVDEVVELLQTLRNGWQGLQARHG, encoded by the coding sequence GTGATCCAAGACGCCTACCACAGCTACCACGCCGTCGACCTCGGGGCCCGCACCGCGCAGGCCTCGCCGGTTCAGCTCGTGCTGATCCTCACCGACGGCCTGATCGAGGAACTCGCGCGCGCTCGCGCCCACATCGTCGCCCGCCGCTACGAGGCCAAGGCGCAGAGCCTGGAGAAGTGCGTCGCGATCCTCAACGGCCTGTCCAGCGCGCTCGATCTGGAGCAGGGCGGCGAGCTGGTGCAGAACCTCGAACGCCTGTACGACTTCTGCGCCCGCCAGCTCTACAAGGCCGGGCAGCAGCTCGAGCCGCGCCACGTCGACGAGGTCGTCGAGCTGCTGCAGACGCTGCGCAACGGCTGGCAAGGCCTGCAGGCGCGCCATGGCTGA
- a CDS encoding flagellar motor switch protein FliG produces the protein MTEPSNAVAEAVVAPPTPIERAAIVLLSMGEEPAAAVLRCLSREELLEVTQVMSRLSGIKVETVRLSLQHFFDDYREQSGVHGASRSYLQRSLDLALGREVAGSVLDTLYGDAIRPKMARLQWAAPRWLADQIAHEHVRMQAVFLAFLPSALAGQVVEALPADGRDRVLLNVARLKEIDRELLADLDVLVDRCLASFSTQATAVEGLRQAAEILNRLPGERQTLVEQLRAHDPEVVAEMEVSLYDFGILARQTEANITRIIEAVPLEQWAVALKGCEPAVRDAVLQSMPRRQAQAFEDTMRRSGPVPLSRVEQTRQQIMAQVKALADAGEIEVQLFAEAVVE, from the coding sequence ATGACCGAGCCGAGTAACGCCGTCGCCGAAGCGGTGGTGGCGCCGCCGACCCCGATCGAACGCGCCGCCATCGTGCTGCTGAGCATGGGCGAGGAGCCCGCCGCGGCGGTGCTGCGCTGCCTGTCGCGCGAGGAGCTGCTCGAGGTCACGCAGGTGATGTCGCGCCTGAGCGGCATCAAGGTCGAGACCGTGCGCCTGTCGCTGCAGCACTTCTTCGACGACTACCGCGAGCAGAGCGGCGTGCACGGCGCCTCGCGCTCGTACCTGCAGCGCTCGCTGGACTTGGCGCTGGGCCGCGAGGTCGCCGGCAGCGTGCTCGACACGCTGTACGGCGACGCGATCCGGCCGAAGATGGCACGCCTGCAGTGGGCCGCGCCGCGCTGGCTGGCCGACCAGATCGCCCACGAACACGTGCGCATGCAGGCCGTGTTCCTGGCTTTCCTGCCGTCGGCGCTGGCCGGCCAGGTGGTCGAGGCGCTGCCGGCCGACGGCCGCGACCGCGTCCTGCTCAACGTCGCCCGCCTGAAGGAGATCGACCGCGAGCTGCTCGCCGACCTGGACGTGCTGGTCGACCGCTGCCTGGCGAGCTTCAGCACCCAGGCCACCGCGGTCGAAGGGCTGCGCCAGGCCGCCGAGATCCTCAACCGCCTGCCCGGCGAGCGCCAGACGCTGGTCGAGCAGCTGCGTGCGCACGACCCCGAGGTCGTCGCCGAGATGGAGGTCAGCCTCTACGACTTCGGCATCCTGGCGCGCCAGACCGAAGCCAACATCACCCGCATCATCGAGGCCGTGCCGCTGGAGCAGTGGGCGGTGGCGCTCAAGGGCTGCGAGCCCGCGGTGCGCGACGCCGTGCTGCAGTCGATGCCGCGCCGCCAGGCCCAGGCCTTCGAGGACACGATGCGCCGCAGCGGCCCGGTGCCGCTGTCGCGGGTCGAGCAGACGCGCCAGCAGATCATGGCGCAGGTGAAGGCGCTGGCCGATGCCGGCGAGATCGAGGTCCAGCTCTTCGCCGAGGCCGTCGTCGAATGA
- a CDS encoding flagellar hook-length control protein FliK, which yields MIVDTLPAAPAVTPADTPVRPAAAPVTPAAAPATPGEAAPALPAWNDALLAAALAPAMAADAPAVTDAAAPEHDDSPDAAEAAPADWAGALQVDVLATLWRAVQAPQPAAPTDGSTAAGATSAVAAAATEALAAPAAAPLVPPPAVPVASAAAPASPAVQPESLPSTPAASTAASTAVADIARPPAAATPARNPEAAPAIDAADLAALAAQAPAAGRGPAAAPDAAPALKLPASRDAWNQPLVQALGERLRLQLGHGVEQATIRLDPPELGSIEIVVRREAGVVHVQLSASHPDVQRQLQQLGEPLRQELAQRQGAEASVEVARHGADADGRGAREQAQREAEVGRALAEAGDEDAAPFNFPTRSPA from the coding sequence ATGATCGTCGACACCCTGCCGGCGGCGCCGGCCGTCACCCCTGCCGACACGCCGGTGCGCCCGGCCGCCGCGCCCGTCACCCCGGCGGCGGCCCCGGCCACGCCGGGCGAGGCCGCGCCGGCCCTGCCGGCCTGGAACGACGCGCTGCTCGCTGCGGCGCTGGCACCGGCCATGGCCGCCGACGCGCCGGCCGTGACCGACGCCGCTGCGCCGGAGCACGACGACAGCCCCGACGCCGCCGAAGCCGCGCCCGCCGACTGGGCCGGCGCCCTGCAGGTCGACGTGCTGGCGACGCTGTGGCGTGCGGTGCAGGCGCCGCAGCCGGCCGCACCGACCGACGGCAGCACCGCGGCAGGCGCCACCTCCGCGGTGGCCGCTGCCGCGACCGAGGCGCTCGCCGCGCCGGCCGCGGCGCCGCTCGTGCCGCCGCCGGCCGTGCCCGTCGCCAGCGCCGCCGCGCCCGCGTCGCCGGCCGTGCAGCCCGAGTCGCTGCCCTCGACGCCCGCCGCGAGCACGGCCGCGAGCACGGCCGTGGCCGACATCGCCCGGCCGCCGGCGGCCGCCACCCCGGCGCGCAACCCCGAGGCCGCGCCGGCGATCGACGCCGCCGACCTCGCCGCGCTGGCCGCCCAGGCCCCGGCCGCCGGCCGCGGCCCGGCGGCGGCGCCCGATGCGGCCCCGGCGCTCAAGCTGCCGGCCTCGCGCGACGCCTGGAACCAGCCGCTGGTTCAGGCCCTGGGCGAGCGCCTGCGGCTGCAGCTCGGCCACGGCGTCGAGCAGGCGACGATCCGCCTCGACCCGCCCGAGCTGGGTTCGATCGAGATCGTCGTGCGCCGCGAAGCCGGCGTCGTGCACGTGCAGCTCAGCGCCAGCCATCCCGACGTGCAGCGCCAGCTGCAGCAGCTCGGCGAGCCGCTGCGCCAGGAACTCGCCCAGCGCCAGGGCGCCGAGGCCAGCGTCGAGGTCGCGCGCCACGGCGCCGACGCCGACGGCCGCGGTGCGCGCGAGCAGGCGCAGCGCGAGGCCGAGGTCGGCCGCGCGCTGGCCGAAGCCGGCGACGAAGACGCCGCCCCGTTCAACTTCCCGACCCGCAGCCCCGCATGA
- the fliI gene encoding flagellar protein export ATPase FliI, with the protein MIGRALQSVRLAEVPVATPTGRLVGASGLLLESVGCALRTGHRCSIETVGGEWIDAQVVGFRDEVSYLMPFRPATGLCTGARVLPGPEDTTQLIGPSWLGRIVDGLGEPVDGRGRLGGEHVLPAHPPRINPLKRRPVDAPLDVGVRAINGVLTLGKGQRVGLMAGSGVGKSVLLGLITRQTVADVVVVGLIGERGREVREFIDLSLGEAGLRRAVVVVAPADESPLMRLRATELCHTIAAHFRDQGQDVLLLVDSLTRYAMARREVALALGEPPATRGYPPSVFGRLPQLVESAGNGENPEGSMSAIYTVLAEGDDQQDPVVDTARAILDGHIVLSRELAERGHYPAIDIAQSISRCMALVTSHGHQAAARQLKSMAARHAQVRDLLPLGAYVPGADPATDRAVQAYPAIEAYLQQGTREAAPLADSVQRLEELTR; encoded by the coding sequence ATGATCGGCCGCGCGCTGCAGAGCGTTCGCCTGGCCGAGGTGCCGGTGGCCACGCCCACCGGGCGCCTGGTCGGCGCCAGCGGCCTGCTGCTGGAGAGCGTCGGCTGCGCCTTGCGCACCGGCCACCGCTGCAGCATCGAGACCGTCGGCGGCGAATGGATCGACGCCCAGGTCGTCGGCTTTCGCGACGAGGTCAGCTACCTGATGCCGTTCCGCCCGGCGACCGGGCTGTGCACCGGCGCGCGCGTGCTGCCCGGCCCCGAGGACACGACGCAGCTCATCGGTCCGTCGTGGCTGGGACGCATCGTCGACGGCCTGGGCGAGCCGGTCGACGGCCGCGGCCGGCTCGGCGGCGAGCACGTGCTGCCGGCGCACCCGCCGCGCATCAACCCGCTCAAGCGCCGCCCGGTCGACGCGCCGCTGGACGTCGGCGTGCGCGCGATCAACGGCGTGCTGACGCTGGGCAAGGGCCAGCGGGTCGGCCTGATGGCCGGCTCGGGCGTGGGCAAGAGCGTGCTGCTCGGGCTGATCACGCGCCAGACGGTGGCCGACGTCGTCGTCGTCGGGCTGATCGGCGAACGCGGCCGCGAGGTGCGCGAGTTCATCGACCTGTCGCTGGGCGAGGCCGGGCTGCGCCGCGCGGTGGTCGTCGTCGCGCCGGCCGACGAGTCGCCGCTGATGCGGCTGCGCGCCACCGAGCTGTGCCACACGATCGCCGCGCACTTCCGCGACCAGGGCCAGGACGTGCTGCTGCTCGTCGACTCGCTGACGCGCTACGCGATGGCGCGGCGCGAGGTCGCGCTGGCGCTGGGCGAGCCGCCGGCCACACGCGGCTACCCGCCGTCGGTCTTCGGCCGCCTGCCGCAGCTCGTCGAGAGCGCCGGCAACGGCGAGAACCCCGAAGGCAGCATGAGCGCCATCTACACCGTGCTCGCCGAAGGCGACGACCAGCAGGACCCGGTCGTCGACACCGCGCGCGCCATCCTCGACGGCCACATCGTGCTGTCGCGCGAACTGGCCGAACGCGGCCACTACCCGGCGATCGACATCGCCCAGTCGATCAGCCGCTGCATGGCGCTGGTCACGAGCCACGGCCACCAGGCCGCGGCGCGCCAGCTGAAGAGCATGGCCGCGCGCCACGCCCAGGTGCGCGACCTGCTGCCGCTGGGCGCCTACGTGCCCGGCGCCGACCCGGCGACCGACCGCGCGGTGCAGGCCTATCCGGCGATCGAGGCCTATCTGCAGCAGGGCACGCGCGAAGCCGCGCCGCTGGCCGACAGCGTGCAACGTCTGGAGGAACTGACCCGATGA